A stretch of Patagioenas fasciata isolate bPatFas1 chromosome 4, bPatFas1.hap1, whole genome shotgun sequence DNA encodes these proteins:
- the RPIA gene encoding ribose-5-phosphate isomerase has translation MRLPGRLGQLRSSALAARPPGRLRAGRAAGRRALTRGRLGGTMAEEAKRLAACAAVDKHVQNNQVLGIGSGSTIVHAVQRLAERVRQENLTIVCIPTSFQARQLILQNGLTLSDLDRHPELDVAIDGADEVDSDLNLIKGGGGCLTQEKIVAGYAKCFIVIADYRKKSRSLGEQWKKGIPIEVIPMAYVPVTRALTKNFGGVVELRMAVSKAGPVVTDNGNFILDWKFDKVHEWSEVNTAIKMIPGVVETGLFIGMAEVVYFGMEDGSVSVREKQPR, from the exons ATGCGGCTCCCCGGCCGGCTCGGCCAGCTCCGCAGCTCGGCCCTGGCTGCCCGGCCGCCGGGGAGGctccgggcggggcgggcggcggggagacGCGCCCTGACCCGCGGGCGGCTCGGCGGCACCATGGCAGAGGAGGCCAAGAGGCTGGCAGCCTGCGCGGCCGTGGACAAGCACGTCCAG AACAATCAAGTTCTTGGGATTGGAAGCGGTTCTACGATTGTCCATGCAGTGCAACGATTAG CCGAGCGGGTTAGACAGGAGAACCTGACGATTGTCTGCATCCCTACGTCTTTTCAG GCTCGTCAGCTGATCCTGCAGAATGGCTTAACGCTAAGTGACTTGGACCGACATCCAGAG CTCGACGTTGCCATCGATGGAGCGGATGAAGTGGACTCTGACCTCAACCTTATCAAAGGTGGCGG tgGTTGCTTGACACAGGAGAAGATAGTTGCAGGATATGCAAAATGCTTCATTGTTATTGCCGATTACAG GAAAAAATCAAGGAGCCTCGGGGAGCAATGGAAGAAGGGGATTCCTATTGAAGTCATCCCCATGGCTTACGTCCCCGTCACCAGAGCCCTGACCAAAAACTTCGGAGGTGTCGTGGAGCTGCGGATGGCTGTTAGCAAAGCG GGCCCTGTGGTGACGGACAACGGGAACTTCATCCTGGACTGGAAGTTTGACAAGGTTCATGAATGGAGTGAGGTGAACACCGCTATAAAAATGATACCAG GTGTGGTGGAGACGGGGCTGTTCATCGGCATGGCGGAGGTGGTGTACTTCGGCATGGAGGACGGCTCGGTCAGCGTGCGGGAGAAGCAGCCGCGCTGA